A stretch of the Corylus avellana chromosome ca6, CavTom2PMs-1.0 genome encodes the following:
- the LOC132185924 gene encoding uncharacterized protein LOC132185924 has translation MLVTRKSFIFNSPTSYPFVRRNGRKFGISMAKKKDLSDNSRTKQETIFPLKISTPILAPSAVALLGLGFIDAGYSGDWSRIGVISKETEDLLKLAAFAVAPLCIFLIFSFSREPEA, from the exons ATGCTAGTCACAAGAAAGAGCTTTATCTTCAACAGCCCGACTTCTTATCCGTTTGTGAGGAGAAATGGCAGAAAATTTGGAATCTCAATGGCTAAGAAGAAAGATTTGTCTGATAATTCCAGAACCAAGCAAGAAACCATTTTCCCACTGAAAATCTCCACCCCAATTCTTGCTCCGTCTGCTGTGGCCCTGCTTGGGCTGGGATTCATTGATGCTGG GTACAGTGGAGACTGGTCAAGGATTGGAGTGATATCAAAGGAGACTGAGGACTTGCTAAAGCTCGCAGCTTTTGCAGTTGCTCCTTTGTgtatctttctcattttttctttctccaggGAACCagaagcttga
- the LOC132184705 gene encoding uncharacterized protein LOC132184705, protein MGNDLQTRLLSEGHPEDHKFVYMCPGNKIPNWFIHCKEVLNSNSFEIDIDELADLDGEIIRIAFCVVIGTKARQDEDTSTKMTESEQHEDEDSFSKITEGGQDEDEDEDTFSEITETGQDEDEDIFYETTEGGQDEEDTFYEITEGGQDEDTFYQTTESGQDEDEDTFAIVFEVINGGVKIYSFVEDDIPGQFHSDHVWLHYNVPESFKLKGDNLQVKFKLRSMSLSFKSCGFHLE, encoded by the exons ATGGGGAATGATCTGCAAACTCGTTTATTGAGTGAG GGACATCCTGAGGACCATAAATTTGTTTACATGTGTCCAGGAAATAAGATTCCAAATTGGTTCATCCATTGTAAAGAGGTTTTAAATAgtaattcatttgaaatagataTTGATGAGCTTGCAGATTTGGATGGGGAGATCATAAGAATTGCTTTCTGTGTTGTTATTGGAACAAAGGCAAGACAAGATGAAGATACTTCTACTAAAATGACAGAGAGTGAACAACATGAAGATGAAGACAGTTTTTCTAAAATCACAGAGGGTGgacaagatgaagatgaagatgaagatacTTTTTCTGAAATAACAGAGACTGgacaagatgaagatgaagatattttttatgaaacaaCAGAGGGTGGACAAGATGAAGAAGATACTTTTTATGAAATAACAGAGGGTGGACAAGATGAAGATACTTTTTATCAAACAACAGAGAGTGGgcaagatgaagatgaagatacTTTTGCAATTGTCTTTGAAGTCATCAATGGTGGTGTAAAAATCTATTCTTTCGTGGAGGATGACATCCCTGGTCAATTTCACTCAGATCATGTATGGTTGCATTACAATGTTCCAGAATCTTTTAAGCTAAAGGGGGATAATCTTCAAGTAAAATTTAAGCTAAGGTCAATGTCGCTGTCCTTTAAAAGTTGTGGATTCCATTTGGAATAA
- the LOC132185505 gene encoding disease resistance protein RPV1-like has translation MAFQGASSSSTGGTNEVFLSFRGKDTRTNFTAHLCEALRQKGINTFKDDERLKSGEKISPALLKAIKESQISIIVFSKNYASSKWCLDELINILERKKTKGQQVLPVFYKVDPSEVRNQTNSFEEAFIKHKKMFKDDQTKVQRWKTALTEAANLSGKHSESYRNEPEFIHDIIEWVNSILVKKVFFQVAQYPIGIKSRVQAVESRLDIEKNDITCMVGIFGTGGIGKTTIAKAIYNSIASQFEGGSCFLEDIREKSNQEDGLVHLQNKLLSNILGESSSMVDNVDQGITLIKQRLCSLKIFLVLDDVDQSIQLEKLVGKGDLFGLGSRIIITTRDKHLLTVHGVDSTYQVNKLDDNEDLALFSWHAFNKDKPDDDYVEVTKDAVRYAGGLPLALIVVGSALKGENVEYVKKILVGCGFSSYSGIEELKDKCLISESHGSLVMHDLIQEMGREIVRQESPNEHGKRSRLWLHEDVLDVLEENTGTNNVEGILIDSPESDLIDLSSKAFMEMKMLRLFICCNARFSQEINFLPNELRLLYWPEYPGESLPSNFRGRKLAVLRMPHSHLIGLEGVEIFQNLTIMNFTYCEFLKKIPDVSKISNLTTLILDGCAHLVEVHSSVGSLNKLVDLSLENCYRLRSFLRSLKLRNLESLVLCGCLELKNFPEIECQMKYLEYVDYQYTGIEKLPSSIGHLIGVKKLYLTGCKNLKNLPDSIYQLQHLERLILKDCTGVKRLPSSIRYLVKVKTLDLSGCTNLMNLPNSIYHLQDLEELDLKGCSKLVKFPNNRQTMPSIASKDESEISHGEELVQLFRNSNDGCSSTTFPKLLRE, from the exons ATGGCCTTCCAAGGAGCATCTTCCTCTTCTACCGGTGGTACTAACGAAGTATTTTTGAGTTTTAGAGGCAAAGATACTCGTACTAATTTTACTGCCCATCTCTGCGAAGCTTTGCGTCAAAAGGGAATCAACACCTTCAAAGATGATGAGCGGCTTAAAAGTGGAGAGAAAATTTCACCAGCACTTCTCAAAGCCATTAAAGAGTCACAGATTTCaattattgtattttctaaaaactatGCATCATCCAAATGGTGCTTGGATGAGCTAATAAATATCCTTGAGCGTAAAAAAACAAAGGGGCAACAGGTTCTACCGGTGTTCTACAAAGTAGATCCGTCGGAAGTACGGAATCAAACCAACAGTTTTGAAGAAGCTTTcatcaaacataaaaaaatgttcaaagatGATCAAACGAAGGTGCAGAGGTGGAAGACGGCCCTAACTGAAGCAGCCAATTTGTCTGGAAAGCATTCAGAGAGTTACAG GAATGAACCTGAATTTATTCATGACATCATTGAATGGGTGAATTCGATATTAGTAAAAAAGGTATTCTTTCAAGTTGCCCAGTATCCGATTGGAATAAAGTCCCGTGTACAAGCTGTGGAGTCACGTTTAGATATAGAGAAGAATGACATTACATGCATGGTAGGGATCTTTGGAACtggtggaattggtaagacaactatcGCCAAAGCCATCTATAACTCGATTGCTTCTCAGTTTGAAGGtggtagttgttttcttgaagaCATTAGAGAAAAATCCAACCAAGAGGACGGTCTAGTCCATTTGCAAAATAAGCTTCTTTCTAACATCCTAGGAGAATCAAGTTCAATGGTTGACaatgttgatcaaggaattacttTAATAAAGCAAAGACTTTGCAGTTTAAAGATAtttctagttcttgatgatgtggatcaatCAATCCAATTAGAAAAGCTGGTTGGAAAAGGTGATTTGTTTGGcttaggaagtagaatcattataacaacaagagataaacaTTTACTTACTGTACATGGAGTTGATTCAACATACCAAGTGAATAAGTTGGATGATAATGAAGATCTTGCactctttagttggcatgccttcAACAAAGACAAACCTGATGATGATTATGTGGAAGTCACAAAAGATGCAGTACGTTATGCTGGAGGATTGCCACTAGCTTTAATAGTAGTAGGCTCAGCTCTGAAAG GAGAGAACGtagaatatgtcaaaaaaatactAGTTGGTTGTGGTTTTAGCTCATATAGTGGCATTGAAGAGCTGAAGGATAAGTGTCTCATATCCGAGTCTCATGGATCATTGGTGATGCATGATTTGATTCaagaaatgggtagagaaattgttcgacaagaatcacccAACGAACATGGCAAGCGTAGTAGGTTGTGGCTTCATGAAGATGTTCTTGATGTCCTAGAAGAAAATACG GGAACAAACAATGTTGAAGGCATATTGATAGATTCCCCTGAATCAGACTTGATAGACTTGAGTTCCAAAGCCTTTATGGAGATGAAAATGCTCAGATTGTTTATATGTTGTAATGCACGGTTTTCTCAAGAGATTAATTTTCTCCCTAATGAGTTGAGATTACTTTATTGGCCTGAATATCCTGGAGAATCTTTGCCATCCAATTTTCGTGGGAGGAAGCTTGCTGTTTTGAGAATGCCTCATAGTCACCTCATTGGATTGGAGGGAGTTGAG attttccaaaatttgacaaTTATGAATTTCACTTATTGtgaattccttaaaaaaatccCTGATGTTTCAAAGATTTCAAATTTGACGACATTGATTCTTGATGGTTGTGCACATTTAGTTGAAGTTCATAGTTCTGTTGGATCCCTTAATAAGCTTGTTGATTTGAGTCTTGAAAACTGCTATAGGCTTAGGAGTTTTTTGAGAAGCCTCAAGTTGAGAAATCTAGAATCTCTTGTCCTTTGTGGTTGCTTAGAGCTTAAGAACTTTCCTGAAATTGAGTGTCAAATGAAATATTTAGAGTATGTCGACTATCAATATACTGGCATAGAGAAATTGCCCTCATCCATTGGGCACCTCATTGgggttaaaaaattatatctaacTGGTTGCAAAAACCTTAAGAATCTTCCGGACAGCATCTATCAGTTGCAACATTTAGAGCGTCTCATTCTCAAGGATTGTACTGGTGTAAAAAGGCTGCCTTCATCCATTAGGTACCTTGTTAAGGTTAAAACTTTAGATCTAAGTGGTTGCACAAACCTCATGAATCTCCCAAATAGCATTTATCACTTGCAAGATTTAGAGGAACTTGATCTCAAGGGTTGTTCAAAACTTGTTAAGTTTCCAAACAACAGACAAACCATGCCCTCTATTGCATCCAAAGACGAATCAGAAATTTCACACGGGGAAGAATTAGTCCAATTGTTCCGCAATTCTAATGATGGTTGTTCCTCGACAACATTTCCAAAACTTCTACG AGAGTGA